A stretch of the Nicotiana tabacum cultivar K326 chromosome 6, ASM71507v2, whole genome shotgun sequence genome encodes the following:
- the LOC107819815 gene encoding uncharacterized protein LOC107819815 — translation MVGFVREQRISRILIDDGSGVNILPIRTIKELDIPMDELCESRLMIQGFNQGGQRAIGAIKLEINMGDLHSSAWMHVIDAKTSYNILLGRPWIYENKVVSSTYHQCLKYCEDGVEKKIVADDKPFIEAESYFADAKFYLKNYVSKEVKVDEVILTKIVAKKVEVTTSKENITVDQVLHYRNKMNKASSSKKVAHLLRYVPKTRKIEDPSSELQGKVIGDLTLSIKRIDAIKSSTKLLKGFVKSSSHNSLLNLVLHAKRTDKGFDPNAYKLLSKARYDPNEPSKLGKLPPEASKPTQKMMMEKGYPLKQSREGLGYKQPPPIRISIKRASYNYITTKEVSMTLNKKPSVFDRLTKTRTSVFDRLGPLKKENKRHGSDRRIGAPIFAKKEILTTQCPTEEKCLDIHVCRHISFNDGDPQEDENVKDAQPELEEGVKTTVDALKEVNLGVVEDPKPTYISVSLTNDEEGKYIELLKELKDVFAWSYKEMPGLDPKVVVHHLVVRRGARHVKQAQRRFRPELVPLIETEVNKLIEASFGEFPLHIPELMINATTGYEAMSFMDGSSGYNQIRMALKDEELTAFRTPKGIYCYKIMPFGLKNVVATYQRAMQNIFDDMLHKNAECYINDLVVKSRKKDDHLQDLRMVFERLRRYQLRMNPLKCAFGVTSRKFLGFIV, via the exons ATGGTTGGCTTTGTGCGAGAACAGAGAATAAGTAGAATCTTGATCGATGATGGGTCTGGTGTCAATATTCTCCCAATTCGTACTATCAAAGAGCTTGACATACCGATGGATGAACTATGTGAAAGTCGTTTGATGATTCAAGGGTTCAATCAAGGGGGGCAAAGAGCTATAGGGGCTATCAAATTGGAGATAAATATGGGAGATTTGCATTCGAGTGCATGGATGCACGTGATTGATGCAAAGACCTCATATAATATCTTGTTAGGAAGGCCATGGATATACGAGAACAAAGTGGTTTCATCCACCTACCATCAGTGCTTGAAATATTGCGAAGATGGGGTCGAaaagaagatagttgctgatgatAAGCCCTTTATTGAGGCTGAATCATACTTTGCCGATGCAAAATTCTACTTAAAGAATTACGTCTCAAAGGAGGTTAAGGTTGATGAAGTAATATTGACCAAAATTGTTGCAAAGAAGGTTGAGGTCACAACTAGCAAGGAAAATATTACAGTTGACCAGGTGCTTCATTATCGGAACAAGATGAATAAGGCATCTTCAAGTAAGAAAGTGGCTCATCTTCTTCGCTATGTCCCGAAGACAAGGAAGATCGAAGATCCATCTTCTGAACTACAAGGTAAGGTGATAGGAGACTTGACCCTTTCTATCAAGCGAATAGATGCAATTAAGTCATCAACAAAGTTGCTTAAAGGGTTTGTCAAATCATCAAGCCACAATTCGCTTCTAAATCTAGTACTTCATGCAAAGCGCACAGATAAGGGTTTTGACCCAAACGCCTACAAGTTGTTGTCAAAAGCTAGATATGATCCCAACGAACCATCCAAGTTGGGAAAGCTCCCGCCTGAAGCTTCAAAGCCTACTCAAAAGATGATGATGGAGAAAGGGTACCCACTAAAGCAATCACGTGAAGGATTGGGTTACAAACAACCCCCGCCAATCCGTATCTCCATTAAAAGGGCAAGTTATAACTACATTACTACTAAAGAAGTGTCTATGACACTTAATAAGAAGCCTTCTGTGTTTGATCGACTTACGAAGACAAGGACCTCAGTCTTTGATAGGTTGGGACCACTGAAGAAGGAAAACAAGCGTCATGGAAGCGATAGAAGGATTGGAGCACCTATCTTCGCTAAAAAGGAGATTTTAACCACACAATGCCCAA CCGAGGAAAAGTGCCTTGATATTCATGTGTGTCGTCACATATCTTTCAATGATGGTGATCCTCAAGAGGATGAAAACGTTAAAGATGCACAACCTGAGCTTGAAGAAGGGGTGAAGACAACGGTTGATGCACTAAAAGAAGTCAATCTCGGAGTAGTTGAAGATCCAAAGCCCACATATATAAGTGTCTCTCTAACTAATGATGAAGAGGGCAAATATATTGAGCTACTTAAGGAATTAAAAGACGTATTTGCTTGGAGCTACAAGGAAATGCCAGGTTTAGACCCCAAAGTGGTTGTTCATCATCTTGTTGTCAGACGAGGTGCTCGTCATGTGAAGCAAGCACAACGTCGCTTCAGACCTGAactggttcccttgattgaaactgaagttaacaAGCTTATTGAGGCTAGTTTT GGTGAATTTCCTCTTCATATCCCTGAGCTCATGATTAATGCAACAACTGGATATGAGGCGATGTCTTTCATGGATGGTTCatcaggatataatcaaattcgCATGGCACTGAAGGATGAAGAACTTACTGCCTTTCGTACCCCTAAAGGTATATACTGCTACAAGATAATGCCtttcggtttgaagaatgttgtTGCTACATATCAACGTGCcatgcaaaatatttttgatgaCATGCTTCATAAAAACGCAGAGTGTTATATTAACGACTTGGTAGTAAAGTCAAGGAAGAAAGATGATCACTTGCAAGATTTGAGGATGGTATTTGAACGACTTCGGAGATACCAACTCAGAATGAATCCGTTAAAGTGCGCTTTTGGAGTTACTTCTAGGAAGTTCCTCGGTTTTATTGTTTGA